Within the Flavobacteriales bacterium genome, the region GCAGCCAGTTTGTGTGCGTGGAAAAGCGTGAGGTCGGGTCCGGTGCAGGTATAAGCTTCCAGCGGTGTGAGTCCTTTTATTGCGCTGTGCGGCCGCGCCATGGCAAAATCCTCCACGTTGAGTTTCAGGTTAAGATCCAGCTGTTGGGTATCAGGATGAGCCTGGTGATTGAGATAGTAACACTTGAGTGTTTTGTTGAAAGCCTCGGCCATGGAATTGGAGAAGGCCACATCTTTTAGTGCCCGTATGCGATGAATAGGAATGTGCACCACCTCTTTGATGAATACCTCCACATTGGTGTTGATGTTTTCGGGACCGCCATCGACGACCAGGTTGATGGTTTGAAGATTGGGATGATATTCCATGGCCTTTTGCAAAGCCATACGAAAAGTCATGCTGCGGATGGCTCCTGAGAGTTGAGTGCTGAGGTGAACACACAATGGGAACCGGGAGAAATTGTCCACCACGGTATAGATGTAATGTTTCAGTCCATCCCCGGATTTGAAATAGGTCACATCGGCATGCCAGTATTGGTTGGGTTTGGATGCGCGGATGCCCTGACCATACTTGTGGGATCGTTTGGGTTTCAACCGGCGGATGTTCAACATGGCCGCATACTTATACCATGTGCTTTTAGCCATTGAAACAGACTGGGTTCTCAGCGCATGGTAGTAAACCGAGACCGAAGGCCAGAACCGCAAGCGATTGTCGCTTAACAACTCCTTCATCACTTCCACTTCACTTCCAAGCAACTGGTTGGGATGCACCTTGCGGCAAAGGTTGATCAGGGAATCCGAACACCGCACCCTTACCTGCGTGATCCAGTTGCGCAAAGTAGAAGTGGCGACACCGAGCAACCGCGCACAATCATCCACTGAAATCGTATCTCCAACCCGTTGCACAGCCTCCACGACCTTTTCTCGATGCATGTGCAGTGTATGATGAAAGTGCCTGGCATGCACAAAAATACTTCTGAAGGTGAGTGCCAGACGCAGATAGGCCTGCATCATCTTGCGATCGAAATCATTTTGTGCAGCCTGTCGGGTGATGGTCATCACCTGATCGGAGAAGCGGAACAGATCGTTTCCGAAGTATCGGTCAAAATCCAGGTTACGATACCGGGACACCTGGCTGCGGCTGAGTTGGGCAAGATATTGCGCAGGGAGTATGCCTTGATGGACCAGGAACTTGGTGCAAGTGTGGATGGGGCGGCGTTGGAACCGATCGGTAAAAGCATGCATGAAAGCCGAATGTGTTGATTCGGTGCAAGCTTAAAGATATTCTGAATATAACGTAGGGGTTACTTTTTGAGCAAAATTTCAAGAAGAAGCTTAAGCTCTTTGTCAGTGATTGTACTTTGATCAGATTTGTCGTAGATATCAAGAAGATACACGGTTTGGTTCACAATCCTGACATAGGAAATGAGCCGTGCGCCCCCTGATTTTCCCTTGCCCTTTGAGGCAATAGCAAACCGAATCTTATAGCAATCTTTACCCAGAGGGGTTCCCTGAATGGGATGTTTCGAGAGGGAGTTGATCAGCAGTGAGAGATCATTTCTGATCGTCTTGTATTTCTTTGCCAGCTTTTTGAGCTTGCGTTCGAAAGGTTCGGTGGCGATTACTTCAAAGCTCATCAAGCAAGTCTTTGGCAGACTTTAACTTTTTCTTTCCTTGCTCATGAAGTTCTGCATCGCTAAGTGCTTCAGCCAAATCCTGAATGGTTTGGCCCTTGTGTTTGTCCTTGATTTCTTTCACCACTTTGACGTAATCAAGGCTTTTGAGCAATTCCATAAAGAAAGCACCCCTGTTGTCTTTAATGTCAAGAATCACCTTCATAGAAAGAGTTTTGGATTTAAACAAAGTTAACGAAAATTGAGGTGAATCGTTACCTGCTGCATTTTGATTGGTACACCTATCTTCAAAGGCGACCTGCTCAGGTCGCCTTTTTTGTTTCGCAAAATCAAAGCCATCAAGCAGGCCCGTGGGGCGGCAG harbors:
- a CDS encoding DDE-type integrase/transposase/recombinase, with the protein product MHAFTDRFQRRPIHTCTKFLVHQGILPAQYLAQLSRSQVSRYRNLDFDRYFGNDLFRFSDQVMTITRQAAQNDFDRKMMQAYLRLALTFRSIFVHARHFHHTLHMHREKVVEAVQRVGDTISVDDCARLLGVATSTLRNWITQVRVRCSDSLINLCRKVHPNQLLGSEVEVMKELLSDNRLRFWPSVSVYYHALRTQSVSMAKSTWYKYAAMLNIRRLKPKRSHKYGQGIRASKPNQYWHADVTYFKSGDGLKHYIYTVVDNFSRFPLCVHLSTQLSGAIRSMTFRMALQKAMEYHPNLQTINLVVDGGPENINTNVEVFIKEVVHIPIHRIRALKDVAFSNSMAEAFNKTLKCYYLNHQAHPDTQQLDLNLKLNVEDFAMARPHSAIKGLTPLEAYTCTGPDLTLFHAHKLAARQRRVDMNSKYGCGKCSFSE
- a CDS encoding type II toxin-antitoxin system RelE/ParE family toxin, which codes for MSFEVIATEPFERKLKKLAKKYKTIRNDLSLLINSLSKHPIQGTPLGKDCYKIRFAIASKGKGKSGGARLISYVRIVNQTVYLLDIYDKSDQSTITDKELKLLLEILLKK